One window from the genome of Saccopteryx leptura isolate mSacLep1 chromosome 8, mSacLep1_pri_phased_curated, whole genome shotgun sequence encodes:
- the EIF4G1 gene encoding eukaryotic translation initiation factor 4 gamma 1 isoform X1 gives MNKAPQPTGPPPAPSPGLPQPAFPPGQTAPVVFSTPQATQMNTPSQHRQGGFRSLQHFYPSRAQPPSSAASRVQSAAPARPGPAAHVYPAGSQVMMIPSQISYSASQGAYYIPGQGRSTYVVPTQQYPVQPGAPSFYPGASPTEFGTYAGTYYPAQGVQQFPTGVAPAPVLINQPPQIAPKRERKTIRIRDPNQGGKDITEEIMSGARTASTPTPPQTGVGLEPQANGETPQVAVVVRPDDRSQGAIIEGRPGMPGTEHSPSESQPSSPSPTPSPPPILEPGSEPNLAVLSIPGDTMTTGMIQMSVEESTPMPCETGEPYCVSPEPTPLAEPILEVEVTLSKPIPESEFSSSPLQVSIPLASPKVEILPEPNGTVPSEDLEPELESNRELAPLLLPACPSESSTPIAPTAQPEELLNGAPSPPAVDLSPVSEPKEQAEEVPAPSAPPAVLSATPAVAPPATSPASEEEMEEEEEEEEEEAEAEGEKGGEELLPPESTPVLAHLSQNLEAAIATPVAVSVPKRRRKIKELNKKEAVGDLLDAFKEANPGVPEVENQPPVGNNPGPEPEGSSVPPRPEEADETWDSKEEKIHNAENIQPGEQKYEYKSDQWKPLNLEEKKRYDREFLLGFQFIFASMQKPEGLPHISDVVLDKANKTPLRPLDPARLQGINCGPDFTPSFANLGRPALSNRGPPRGGPGGELPRGPQAGLGPRRSQQGPRKEPRKIIATVLMTEDIKLNKAEKAWKPSSKRTAADKDRGEEDADGSKTQDLFRRVRSILNKLTPQMFQQLMKQVTQLAIDTEERLKGVIDLIFEKAISEPNFSVAYANMCRCLMTLKVPTTEKPTVTVNFRKLLLNRCQKEFEKDKDDDEVFEKKQKEMDEAATAEERGRLKEELEEARDIARRRSLGNIKFIGELFKLKMLTEAIMHDCVVKLLKNHDEESLECLCRLLTTIGKDLDFEKAKPRMDQYFNQMEKIIKEKKTSSRIRFMLQDVLDLRRSNWVPRRGDQGPKTIDQIHKEAEMEEHREHIKVQQLMAKGSDKRRGGPPGPPISRGLPLVDDGGGWNTVPISKGSRPIDTSRLSKITKPGSIDSNNQLFAPGGRLSWGKGSSGGSGAKPSDAASEAARPATSTLNRFSALQQAVSTESTENRRVTQRSSLSRERGEKAGSERVGDRGDRLDRSRTPATKRSFSKEVEERSRERPSQPEGLRKAASLSEDRDRGRDAVKREATLPPMSPPKAALSEEELEKKSKAIIEEYLHLNDMKEAVQCVQELASPSLLFVFVRHGIESTLERSAIARERMGQLLHQLLCTGHLSTAQYYQGLCEILELAEDMEIDIPHVWLYLAELVTPILQDGGVPMGELFREITKPLRPLGKAASLLLEILGLLCKSMGPKKVGTLWREAGLSWKEFLPEGQDVGAFIAEQKVEYTLGEESEGLGQRLLSSEELSRQLERLFKEGSSNQQVFDWIEANLTEQQVASNTLVRALMKTVCHSAILSETPCRVDVEVLKARAKLLQKFLCDEQKELQALYALQALVVTLDQPPNLLRMFFDTLYDEDLLKEEAFYSWESSKDPAEQQGKGVALKSVTGFFKWLREGEEESDHN, from the exons ATGAACAAAGCTCCACAGCCCACAGGCCCCCCACCTGCCCCATCCCCTGGACTCCCACAG CCAGCGTTTCCCCCGGGGCAGACAGCACCGGTGGTGTTCAGTACGCCACAAGCGACACAAATGAACACGCCTTCTCAGCACCGCCAG GGAGGATTCAGGTCTCTGCAG CACTTCTACCCCAGCCGGGCCCAGCCCCCGAGCAGTGCAGCTTCCCGAGTGCAGAGTGCAGCCCCCGCCCGCCCTGGCCCAGCTGCCCATGTCTACCCTGCTGGATCCCAAGTAATGATGATCCCTTCCCAGATCTCCTACTCAGCCTCCCAGGGAGCCTACTACATCCCTGGACAG GGCCGTTCCACATACGTTGTTCCGACACAGCAGTATCCTGTGCAGCCAGGAGCCCCGAGCTTCTACCCGGGTGCAAGCCCTACAGAGTTTGGGACCTATG cTGGCACCTACTACCCAGCCCAAGGTGTACAGCAGTTTCCGACTGGTGTGGCCCCCGCCCCAGTTTTGATAAACCAGCCACCGCAGATTGCTCCCAAGAGGGAGCGGAAAACG ATCCGAATTCGAGATCCAAACCAAGGAGGGAAGGATATCACGGAGGAAATTATGTCTGGGGCCCGAACCGCCTCCACACCCACTCCTCCCCAG ACGGGAGTCGGTCTGGAGCCTCAAGCTAATGGGGAGACTCCCCAGGTTGCTGTTGTTGTCCGGCCAG ATGACCGGTCACAGGGAGCAATCATTGAGGGCCGGCCAggaatgcctggcacagagcataGCCCTTCCGAATCCCAGCCTTCATCACCTTCTCCAACCCCATCACCACCCCCAATCTTGGAACCAGGATCTGAGCCTAATCTTGCAGTCCTCTCTATTCCGGGGGACACTATGACAACGGGGATGATACAAATGTCTGTAGAAGAGTCAACCCCCATGCCCTGTGAAACTGGGGAGCCATATTGTGTCTCTCCAGAACCCACTCCCCTCGCTGAACCCATATTGGAAGTAGAAGTGACACTTAGCAAACCAATTCCAGAATCTGAGTTCTCTTCCAGTCCTCTCCAAGTTTCCATCCCCTTGGCATCTCCCAAGGTAGAAATTCTTCCTGAGCCTAATGGCACAGTCCCATCTGAGGACCTAGAACCAGAGCTGGAGTCGAACCGAGAGCttgctcctctccttctccctgcttGTCCCTCTGAATCCTCCACACCCATTGCTCCAACTGCCCAACCTGAGGAACTGCTCAATGGAGCCCCCTCGCCACCAGCTGTGGACTTAAGCCCCGTCAGTGAGCCAAAGGAGCAGGCCGAGGAGGTTCCAGCACCATCGGCTCCCCCCGCCGTCCTCTCTGCTACTCCAGCTGTGGCTCCTCCAGCAACTTCCCCTGCTTCAGAGGAGgagatggaagaggaggaggaagaggaggaggaagaggcagaagcTGAGggtgagaagggaggagaggaactGCTCCCCCCAGAGAGCACCCCTGTTCTGGCCCACCTGTCCCAGAATTTGGAGGCAGCAATAGCCACCCCAG TGGCAGTATCTGTGCCAAAGAGGAGACGGAAAATTAAGGAGCTCAATAAGAAGGAAGCTGTAGGAGATCTTCTAGATGCCTTCAAGGAG GCAAACCCAGGAGTACCAGAGGTGGAAAATCAGCCTCCTGTAGGCAACAACCCCGGTCCAGAGCCGGAGGGCAGCAGTGTGCCCCCACGACCTGAGGAAGCAGATGAGACCTGGGactcaaaggaagaaaaaattcacaATGCTGAGAACATCCAGCCTGGGGAACAGAAGTATGAGTATAAGTCAG ATCAGTGGAAGCCTCTGAACCTTGAGGAGAAAAAGCGCTATGACCGTGAGTTCCTGCTTggctttcagttcatctttgcCAGTATGCAGAAGCCAGAGGGACTGCCCCatatcagtgatgtggtgttggATAAG GCCAATAAAACACCACTGCGGCCACTAGATCCTGCTAGACTTCAGGGCATAAATTGTGGCCCAGACTTCACTCCATCCTTTGCCAACCTTGGCCGACCAGCCCTCAGCAACCGTGGGCCCCCAAGGGGTGGGCCAGGTGGGGAGCTGCCCCGAGGGCCG CAGGCTGGTCTGGGACCCCGGCGCTCTCAGCAGGGCCCCCGGAAGGAACCACGCAAGATTATTGCCACAGTGTTAATGACTGAAGATATAAAGCTGAACAAAGCAGAGAAGGCCTGGAAACCCAGCAGCAAGCGGACAGCGGCTGATAAGGACCGAGGGGAAGAGGATGCTGATGGCAGCAAAACCCAG GATCTGTTCCGTAGGGTGCGCTCCATTCTGAATAAGCTGACACCCCAGATGTTCCAGCAGCTGATGAAGCAGGTGACGCAGCTGGCCATTGACACTGAGGAACGCCTGAAAGGGGTCATTGACCTCATCTTTGAGAAGGCCATTTCAGAGCCCAACTTCTCTGTGGCCTATGCCAACATGTGTCGCTGCCTCATGACG CTGAAAGTGCCCACTACAGAAAAACCAACAGTGACTGTAAACTTTAGAAAACTGTTGCTGAATCGATGTCAGAAAGAGTTTGAAAAAGACAAAGATGACGATGAGGTTtttgagaaaaagcaaaaggagaTGGATGAAGCTGCTACG GCAGAGGAACGGGGACGCCTGAAGGAAGAGCTGGAAGAAGCTCGAGACATAGCCCGGCGGCGCTCATTAGGGAATATCAAGTTTATTGGGGAGTTGTTCAAGCTGAAGATGTTAACAGAGGCAATAATGCATGACTGTGTGGTTAAACTACTTAAGAACCATGATGAAGAGTCCCTTGAATGCCTTTGCCGTCTGCTCACCACCATTGGCAAAGACTTGGACTTTGAAAAAGCCAAG CCCCGAATGGATCAGTATTTCAACcagatggaaaaaataattaaggaaaagaAGACTTCATCCCGAATTCGCTTTATGCTGCAAGATGTGCTAGATCTGCGACGG AGCAATTGGGTGCCACGCCGAGGGGATCAGGGTCCGAAGACCATTGACCAGATCCACAAGGAGGCAGAGATGGAAGAGCACCGGGAACACATAAAGGTGCAGCAGCTGATGGCCAAGGGCAGTGACAAGCGTCGCGGGGGCCCTCCAGGCCCACCCATCA GCCGTGGCCTTCCACTTGTAGATGATGGTGGTGGCTGGAACACAGTCCCCATCAGTAAGGGCAGCCGCCCTATTGACACCTCACGACTCAGCAAGATCACAAAG ccTGGCTCCATTGATTCTAACAACCAGCTCTTTGCACCTGGAGGGCGATTGAGCTGGGGCAAGGGTAGCAGTGGAGGCTCAGGAGCCAAGCCCTCTGACGCAG CATCAGAAGCTGCTCGTCCAGCTACTAGTACTTTGAATCGTTTCTCAgcccttcaacaagcagtatcTACAGAAAGCACAGAAAATAGACGTGTGACCCAGAG GAGCAGCTTGAGCCGGGAACGAGGTGAGAAAGCTGGGAGTGAACGGGTAGGTGATCGTGGAGACCGGCTTGATCGTTCTCGGACACCTGCCACCAAGCGGAGCTTCAGCAAGGAAGTGGAGGAGCGGAGTAGAGAGCGGCCCTCCCAGCCTGAGGGGCTGCGCAAGGCAGCCAGCCTTTCGGAGGATCGAGACCGTGGGCGGGATGCTG TGAAACGAGAAGCTACACTTCCTCCTATGAGTCCCCCCAAGGCTGCACTCTCAGAGGAAGAGCTGGAGAAGAAATCCAAGGCCATCATTGAGGAATACCTCCATCTCAATGACATGAAG GAGGCAGTGCAGTGTGTGCAGGAGCTGGCCTCACCTTCCCTGCTGTTTGTCTTTGTGCGGCATGGCATCGAGTCCACACTGGAGCGCAGTGCCATCGCTCGTGAACGTATGGGACAGCTGCTGCACCAGCTGCTCTGCACTGGGCACCTCTCCACTGCTCAGTACTATCAAGG GCTATGTGAAATTCTAGAATTGGCTGAAGACATGGAAATTGACATTCCCCACGTGTGGCTCTACTTAGCAGAACTGGTAACGCCAATTCTGCAGGATGGCGGAGTGCCCATGGGGGAGCTGTTCAG GGAGATTACAAAACCTCTGAGGCCCCTGGGCAAAGCTGCTTCCCTGCTGCTGGAGATTTTGGGGCTCCTATGCAAAAGCATG GGTCCCAAAAAGGTGGGGACGCTGTGGCGAGAGGCTGGACTTAGCTGGAAAGAATTTCTACCAGAAGGCCAGGATGTTGGTGCATTCATTGCCGAACAG AAGGTAGAGTATACCCTGGGAGAGGAGTCAGAAGGCCTTGGCCAGAGGTTGCTCTCTTCTGAGGAGCTGAGCAGGCAGCTGGAGAGGCTGTTCAAGGAGGGCAGCAGTAACCAGCAGGTGTTTGACTGGATAGAG GCCAACCTGACTGAGCAGCAGGTGGCATCCAACACATTAGTTCGAGCCCTCATGAAAACTGTCTGCCATTCCGCAATTCTCT CTGAGACTCCCTGCCGAGTGGATGTTGAGGTGCTGAAAGCACGAGCGAAACTGCTACAGAAATTCCTGTGTGACGAGCAGAAGGAGCTGCAGGCGCTTTATGCCCTCCAGGCCCTTGTAGTGACCTTAGACCAGCCCCCCA ACCTGCTTCGGATGTTCTTTGACACGCTGTATGATGAGGACTTGTTGAAGGAGGAGGCCTTCTACAGCTGGGAGAGTAGCAAGGACCCAGCTGAGCAGCAGGGCAAGGGCGTGGCCCTGAAATCTGTCACAGGCTTCTTCAAATGGCTccgtgagggggaggaggagtcCGACCACAACTGA
- the EIF4G1 gene encoding eukaryotic translation initiation factor 4 gamma 1 isoform X4 → MNKAPQPTGPPPAPSPGLPQPAFPPGQTAPVVFSTPQATQMNTPSQHRQHFYPSRAQPPSSAASRVQSAAPARPGPAAHVYPAGSQVMMIPSQISYSASQGAYYIPGQGRSTYVVPTQQYPVQPGAPSFYPGASPTEFGTYAGTYYPAQGVQQFPTGVAPAPVLINQPPQIAPKRERKTIRIRDPNQGGKDITEEIMSGARTASTPTPPQTGVGLEPQANGETPQVAVVVRPDDRSQGAIIEGRPGMPGTEHSPSESQPSSPSPTPSPPPILEPGSEPNLAVLSIPGDTMTTGMIQMSVEESTPMPCETGEPYCVSPEPTPLAEPILEVEVTLSKPIPESEFSSSPLQVSIPLASPKVEILPEPNGTVPSEDLEPELESNRELAPLLLPACPSESSTPIAPTAQPEELLNGAPSPPAVDLSPVSEPKEQAEEVPAPSAPPAVLSATPAVAPPATSPASEEEMEEEEEEEEEEAEAEGEKGGEELLPPESTPVLAHLSQNLEAAIATPVAVSVPKRRRKIKELNKKEAVGDLLDAFKEANPGVPEVENQPPVGNNPGPEPEGSSVPPRPEEADETWDSKEEKIHNAENIQPGEQKYEYKSDQWKPLNLEEKKRYDREFLLGFQFIFASMQKPEGLPHISDVVLDKANKTPLRPLDPARLQGINCGPDFTPSFANLGRPALSNRGPPRGGPGGELPRGPAGLGPRRSQQGPRKEPRKIIATVLMTEDIKLNKAEKAWKPSSKRTAADKDRGEEDADGSKTQDLFRRVRSILNKLTPQMFQQLMKQVTQLAIDTEERLKGVIDLIFEKAISEPNFSVAYANMCRCLMTLKVPTTEKPTVTVNFRKLLLNRCQKEFEKDKDDDEVFEKKQKEMDEAATAEERGRLKEELEEARDIARRRSLGNIKFIGELFKLKMLTEAIMHDCVVKLLKNHDEESLECLCRLLTTIGKDLDFEKAKPRMDQYFNQMEKIIKEKKTSSRIRFMLQDVLDLRRSNWVPRRGDQGPKTIDQIHKEAEMEEHREHIKVQQLMAKGSDKRRGGPPGPPISRGLPLVDDGGGWNTVPISKGSRPIDTSRLSKITKPGSIDSNNQLFAPGGRLSWGKGSSGGSGAKPSDAASEAARPATSTLNRFSALQQAVSTESTENRRVTQRSSLSRERGEKAGSERVGDRGDRLDRSRTPATKRSFSKEVEERSRERPSQPEGLRKAASLSEDRDRGRDAVKREATLPPMSPPKAALSEEELEKKSKAIIEEYLHLNDMKEAVQCVQELASPSLLFVFVRHGIESTLERSAIARERMGQLLHQLLCTGHLSTAQYYQGLCEILELAEDMEIDIPHVWLYLAELVTPILQDGGVPMGELFREITKPLRPLGKAASLLLEILGLLCKSMGPKKVGTLWREAGLSWKEFLPEGQDVGAFIAEQKVEYTLGEESEGLGQRLLSSEELSRQLERLFKEGSSNQQVFDWIEANLTEQQVASNTLVRALMKTVCHSAILSETPCRVDVEVLKARAKLLQKFLCDEQKELQALYALQALVVTLDQPPNLLRMFFDTLYDEDLLKEEAFYSWESSKDPAEQQGKGVALKSVTGFFKWLREGEEESDHN, encoded by the exons ATGAACAAAGCTCCACAGCCCACAGGCCCCCCACCTGCCCCATCCCCTGGACTCCCACAG CCAGCGTTTCCCCCGGGGCAGACAGCACCGGTGGTGTTCAGTACGCCACAAGCGACACAAATGAACACGCCTTCTCAGCACCGCCAG CACTTCTACCCCAGCCGGGCCCAGCCCCCGAGCAGTGCAGCTTCCCGAGTGCAGAGTGCAGCCCCCGCCCGCCCTGGCCCAGCTGCCCATGTCTACCCTGCTGGATCCCAAGTAATGATGATCCCTTCCCAGATCTCCTACTCAGCCTCCCAGGGAGCCTACTACATCCCTGGACAG GGCCGTTCCACATACGTTGTTCCGACACAGCAGTATCCTGTGCAGCCAGGAGCCCCGAGCTTCTACCCGGGTGCAAGCCCTACAGAGTTTGGGACCTATG cTGGCACCTACTACCCAGCCCAAGGTGTACAGCAGTTTCCGACTGGTGTGGCCCCCGCCCCAGTTTTGATAAACCAGCCACCGCAGATTGCTCCCAAGAGGGAGCGGAAAACG ATCCGAATTCGAGATCCAAACCAAGGAGGGAAGGATATCACGGAGGAAATTATGTCTGGGGCCCGAACCGCCTCCACACCCACTCCTCCCCAG ACGGGAGTCGGTCTGGAGCCTCAAGCTAATGGGGAGACTCCCCAGGTTGCTGTTGTTGTCCGGCCAG ATGACCGGTCACAGGGAGCAATCATTGAGGGCCGGCCAggaatgcctggcacagagcataGCCCTTCCGAATCCCAGCCTTCATCACCTTCTCCAACCCCATCACCACCCCCAATCTTGGAACCAGGATCTGAGCCTAATCTTGCAGTCCTCTCTATTCCGGGGGACACTATGACAACGGGGATGATACAAATGTCTGTAGAAGAGTCAACCCCCATGCCCTGTGAAACTGGGGAGCCATATTGTGTCTCTCCAGAACCCACTCCCCTCGCTGAACCCATATTGGAAGTAGAAGTGACACTTAGCAAACCAATTCCAGAATCTGAGTTCTCTTCCAGTCCTCTCCAAGTTTCCATCCCCTTGGCATCTCCCAAGGTAGAAATTCTTCCTGAGCCTAATGGCACAGTCCCATCTGAGGACCTAGAACCAGAGCTGGAGTCGAACCGAGAGCttgctcctctccttctccctgcttGTCCCTCTGAATCCTCCACACCCATTGCTCCAACTGCCCAACCTGAGGAACTGCTCAATGGAGCCCCCTCGCCACCAGCTGTGGACTTAAGCCCCGTCAGTGAGCCAAAGGAGCAGGCCGAGGAGGTTCCAGCACCATCGGCTCCCCCCGCCGTCCTCTCTGCTACTCCAGCTGTGGCTCCTCCAGCAACTTCCCCTGCTTCAGAGGAGgagatggaagaggaggaggaagaggaggaggaagaggcagaagcTGAGggtgagaagggaggagaggaactGCTCCCCCCAGAGAGCACCCCTGTTCTGGCCCACCTGTCCCAGAATTTGGAGGCAGCAATAGCCACCCCAG TGGCAGTATCTGTGCCAAAGAGGAGACGGAAAATTAAGGAGCTCAATAAGAAGGAAGCTGTAGGAGATCTTCTAGATGCCTTCAAGGAG GCAAACCCAGGAGTACCAGAGGTGGAAAATCAGCCTCCTGTAGGCAACAACCCCGGTCCAGAGCCGGAGGGCAGCAGTGTGCCCCCACGACCTGAGGAAGCAGATGAGACCTGGGactcaaaggaagaaaaaattcacaATGCTGAGAACATCCAGCCTGGGGAACAGAAGTATGAGTATAAGTCAG ATCAGTGGAAGCCTCTGAACCTTGAGGAGAAAAAGCGCTATGACCGTGAGTTCCTGCTTggctttcagttcatctttgcCAGTATGCAGAAGCCAGAGGGACTGCCCCatatcagtgatgtggtgttggATAAG GCCAATAAAACACCACTGCGGCCACTAGATCCTGCTAGACTTCAGGGCATAAATTGTGGCCCAGACTTCACTCCATCCTTTGCCAACCTTGGCCGACCAGCCCTCAGCAACCGTGGGCCCCCAAGGGGTGGGCCAGGTGGGGAGCTGCCCCGAGGGCCG GCTGGTCTGGGACCCCGGCGCTCTCAGCAGGGCCCCCGGAAGGAACCACGCAAGATTATTGCCACAGTGTTAATGACTGAAGATATAAAGCTGAACAAAGCAGAGAAGGCCTGGAAACCCAGCAGCAAGCGGACAGCGGCTGATAAGGACCGAGGGGAAGAGGATGCTGATGGCAGCAAAACCCAG GATCTGTTCCGTAGGGTGCGCTCCATTCTGAATAAGCTGACACCCCAGATGTTCCAGCAGCTGATGAAGCAGGTGACGCAGCTGGCCATTGACACTGAGGAACGCCTGAAAGGGGTCATTGACCTCATCTTTGAGAAGGCCATTTCAGAGCCCAACTTCTCTGTGGCCTATGCCAACATGTGTCGCTGCCTCATGACG CTGAAAGTGCCCACTACAGAAAAACCAACAGTGACTGTAAACTTTAGAAAACTGTTGCTGAATCGATGTCAGAAAGAGTTTGAAAAAGACAAAGATGACGATGAGGTTtttgagaaaaagcaaaaggagaTGGATGAAGCTGCTACG GCAGAGGAACGGGGACGCCTGAAGGAAGAGCTGGAAGAAGCTCGAGACATAGCCCGGCGGCGCTCATTAGGGAATATCAAGTTTATTGGGGAGTTGTTCAAGCTGAAGATGTTAACAGAGGCAATAATGCATGACTGTGTGGTTAAACTACTTAAGAACCATGATGAAGAGTCCCTTGAATGCCTTTGCCGTCTGCTCACCACCATTGGCAAAGACTTGGACTTTGAAAAAGCCAAG CCCCGAATGGATCAGTATTTCAACcagatggaaaaaataattaaggaaaagaAGACTTCATCCCGAATTCGCTTTATGCTGCAAGATGTGCTAGATCTGCGACGG AGCAATTGGGTGCCACGCCGAGGGGATCAGGGTCCGAAGACCATTGACCAGATCCACAAGGAGGCAGAGATGGAAGAGCACCGGGAACACATAAAGGTGCAGCAGCTGATGGCCAAGGGCAGTGACAAGCGTCGCGGGGGCCCTCCAGGCCCACCCATCA GCCGTGGCCTTCCACTTGTAGATGATGGTGGTGGCTGGAACACAGTCCCCATCAGTAAGGGCAGCCGCCCTATTGACACCTCACGACTCAGCAAGATCACAAAG ccTGGCTCCATTGATTCTAACAACCAGCTCTTTGCACCTGGAGGGCGATTGAGCTGGGGCAAGGGTAGCAGTGGAGGCTCAGGAGCCAAGCCCTCTGACGCAG CATCAGAAGCTGCTCGTCCAGCTACTAGTACTTTGAATCGTTTCTCAgcccttcaacaagcagtatcTACAGAAAGCACAGAAAATAGACGTGTGACCCAGAG GAGCAGCTTGAGCCGGGAACGAGGTGAGAAAGCTGGGAGTGAACGGGTAGGTGATCGTGGAGACCGGCTTGATCGTTCTCGGACACCTGCCACCAAGCGGAGCTTCAGCAAGGAAGTGGAGGAGCGGAGTAGAGAGCGGCCCTCCCAGCCTGAGGGGCTGCGCAAGGCAGCCAGCCTTTCGGAGGATCGAGACCGTGGGCGGGATGCTG TGAAACGAGAAGCTACACTTCCTCCTATGAGTCCCCCCAAGGCTGCACTCTCAGAGGAAGAGCTGGAGAAGAAATCCAAGGCCATCATTGAGGAATACCTCCATCTCAATGACATGAAG GAGGCAGTGCAGTGTGTGCAGGAGCTGGCCTCACCTTCCCTGCTGTTTGTCTTTGTGCGGCATGGCATCGAGTCCACACTGGAGCGCAGTGCCATCGCTCGTGAACGTATGGGACAGCTGCTGCACCAGCTGCTCTGCACTGGGCACCTCTCCACTGCTCAGTACTATCAAGG GCTATGTGAAATTCTAGAATTGGCTGAAGACATGGAAATTGACATTCCCCACGTGTGGCTCTACTTAGCAGAACTGGTAACGCCAATTCTGCAGGATGGCGGAGTGCCCATGGGGGAGCTGTTCAG GGAGATTACAAAACCTCTGAGGCCCCTGGGCAAAGCTGCTTCCCTGCTGCTGGAGATTTTGGGGCTCCTATGCAAAAGCATG GGTCCCAAAAAGGTGGGGACGCTGTGGCGAGAGGCTGGACTTAGCTGGAAAGAATTTCTACCAGAAGGCCAGGATGTTGGTGCATTCATTGCCGAACAG AAGGTAGAGTATACCCTGGGAGAGGAGTCAGAAGGCCTTGGCCAGAGGTTGCTCTCTTCTGAGGAGCTGAGCAGGCAGCTGGAGAGGCTGTTCAAGGAGGGCAGCAGTAACCAGCAGGTGTTTGACTGGATAGAG GCCAACCTGACTGAGCAGCAGGTGGCATCCAACACATTAGTTCGAGCCCTCATGAAAACTGTCTGCCATTCCGCAATTCTCT CTGAGACTCCCTGCCGAGTGGATGTTGAGGTGCTGAAAGCACGAGCGAAACTGCTACAGAAATTCCTGTGTGACGAGCAGAAGGAGCTGCAGGCGCTTTATGCCCTCCAGGCCCTTGTAGTGACCTTAGACCAGCCCCCCA ACCTGCTTCGGATGTTCTTTGACACGCTGTATGATGAGGACTTGTTGAAGGAGGAGGCCTTCTACAGCTGGGAGAGTAGCAAGGACCCAGCTGAGCAGCAGGGCAAGGGCGTGGCCCTGAAATCTGTCACAGGCTTCTTCAAATGGCTccgtgagggggaggaggagtcCGACCACAACTGA